Proteins from a genomic interval of Luteolibacter sp. Y139:
- the zwf gene encoding glucose-6-phosphate dehydrogenase gives MTNPFREDLVSRSRPEPCTVVIFGATGDLTHRKLVPAIYNLAIDGELPPGVKIVGFARREKSDEEFRQGLEELNRKVSRSGHDDAIWAKFQESISYHQSEFTDADGYKRLAERLDAIDRDRGGKGNRLFYVASAPEFFDDILTQLKGAGLNKAKDGCWARVIVEKPFGTDLATAQHLNQVVNRTFHEKDTYRIDHYLGKETAQNIMVLRFANAIFEPLWNSRYISHVQVTCAENLGMEGGRGGYYDKSGALRDMVQNHLLQLLSLITMEPPTDLSADGVRDEKVKVIRSLRQWDTPEKVAKNVVRAQYTAGHVDGQPRPGYREEDRVDPESMTESYVAVRLLIDTWRWSGVPFYIRMGKQLPKKATEISIHFKDAPCVLFNALPGGVPGSNVLVLRIQPDEGISLRMVSKIPGTSLRLEPVKMDFHYSTSFGKGSPEAYERLLLDAMAGDATLFARRDEVEEAWKFIDNIEHAWHQSTTPPPMAEYVAGSWGPKEADELLQQDGNVWRRL, from the coding sequence ATGACGAATCCGTTTCGCGAAGACCTCGTCTCCCGCTCGCGCCCCGAGCCCTGCACCGTTGTGATTTTCGGTGCCACCGGAGACCTCACCCACCGCAAGCTGGTCCCGGCGATCTACAACCTTGCGATCGATGGCGAATTGCCGCCCGGCGTGAAGATTGTCGGCTTCGCCCGCCGCGAGAAAAGTGACGAGGAGTTCCGCCAAGGTCTCGAAGAGCTGAACCGCAAGGTTTCGCGCTCCGGTCATGACGACGCGATTTGGGCGAAGTTCCAGGAGAGCATTTCTTATCACCAGAGCGAGTTCACCGATGCCGATGGCTACAAGCGTCTCGCGGAACGCCTGGATGCGATCGACCGCGATCGCGGCGGGAAGGGGAATCGCCTGTTCTACGTGGCCTCGGCTCCGGAGTTCTTCGATGACATCCTGACCCAGCTCAAGGGTGCTGGTCTGAACAAGGCCAAGGATGGTTGCTGGGCACGCGTGATCGTCGAGAAGCCGTTCGGCACCGACCTCGCGACCGCGCAGCACCTCAACCAAGTGGTGAACCGAACCTTCCACGAAAAGGACACCTACCGGATCGACCACTACCTCGGGAAGGAGACCGCGCAGAACATCATGGTGCTGCGCTTCGCCAACGCGATTTTCGAACCGCTCTGGAACAGCCGCTACATTTCCCATGTCCAGGTCACCTGCGCCGAGAATCTCGGCATGGAAGGTGGCCGCGGTGGTTACTACGACAAGTCCGGCGCGCTGCGGGACATGGTGCAGAACCACCTGCTGCAGCTCCTCAGCCTGATCACCATGGAACCGCCGACCGACCTCAGCGCGGATGGCGTGCGCGATGAGAAGGTGAAGGTGATCCGCTCGCTGCGCCAGTGGGATACTCCGGAGAAGGTCGCCAAGAACGTGGTCCGTGCGCAATACACGGCCGGCCACGTCGACGGCCAGCCGCGTCCCGGCTACCGCGAAGAAGATCGCGTGGATCCGGAGAGCATGACCGAGAGCTACGTCGCGGTCCGCCTGCTGATCGATACCTGGCGCTGGAGCGGCGTGCCGTTCTACATCCGCATGGGCAAGCAATTGCCGAAGAAGGCGACCGAGATCTCCATTCACTTCAAGGACGCGCCTTGCGTGCTCTTCAATGCACTTCCTGGCGGTGTGCCCGGCTCGAACGTGCTGGTCCTTCGCATCCAGCCGGATGAGGGCATCTCGCTGCGCATGGTTTCGAAGATCCCGGGCACCAGTCTGCGTCTGGAGCCGGTGAAGATGGATTTCCACTACTCCACCAGCTTCGGCAAGGGCAGCCCGGAAGCCTACGAGCGTCTCTTGCTCGATGCTATGGCCGGTGATGCCACGCTCTTCGCCCGTCGCGACGAAGTGGAAGAGGCATGGAAGTTCATCGATAACATCGAGCACGCCTGGCACCAAAGCACCACCCCGCCGCCGATGGCCGAATACGTCGCCGGCAGCTGGGGCCCGAAGGAGGCCGACGAGCTTCTCCAGCAGGACGGCAACGTGTGGCGTCGTCTCTAA
- a CDS encoding RNA polymerase sigma factor encodes MPDSRPMPANDAADGDDVDVALMHRIAEGDERAFRQLVERHQNAVVGTVARMLNDPTEAEDIAQLAFLRVWKHAKRWRPDAKFTTYLFTITRNLVFNETRRRSRRKEVSTDEREEDSGFQMSAETRHEPQEEAMKLEMHQQIDRAISTLPEAQRTAVILYSYESMPYEDIAKVLKTSVSSVKSLLFRARTTLRERLASYMAE; translated from the coding sequence ATGCCCGATTCCCGCCCGATGCCAGCGAACGACGCCGCAGACGGGGATGACGTGGATGTGGCGCTGATGCATCGAATCGCGGAAGGCGATGAACGAGCATTCCGCCAGCTGGTGGAACGCCACCAGAATGCCGTGGTCGGCACCGTGGCCCGGATGCTCAATGACCCGACCGAGGCCGAAGACATCGCCCAGCTCGCCTTCCTGCGCGTCTGGAAGCACGCCAAGCGCTGGCGGCCGGACGCCAAGTTCACCACCTACCTTTTCACCATCACGCGGAACCTCGTCTTCAACGAGACCCGCCGCCGCTCCCGCCGGAAGGAAGTCTCCACCGACGAGCGCGAGGAGGATAGCGGCTTCCAAATGTCCGCCGAAACCCGCCACGAGCCGCAGGAGGAAGCGATGAAGCTCGAGATGCACCAGCAGATCGACCGCGCCATCTCGACCCTGCCGGAAGCCCAGCGCACCGCGGTGATCCTCTACAGCTACGAGTCGATGCCCTACGAGGACATTGCCAAGGTCCTCAAGACCTCGGTCTCATCCGTGAAGAGCCTGCTCTTCCGCGCCCGCACCACGCTTCGCGAGAGACTCGCGAGCTACATGGCGGAGTGA
- a CDS encoding glucose-6-phosphate dehydrogenase assembly protein OpcA produces MTTLSMHPELGLEVSVGSIDKELRKLWEQDEARTNASLMNLAIYSEAPGALEKNSAAIRELTAEHACRAILVGIDRDAPEASIRAWITAHCHLSHGKKSVCCEQIAFALTGTATGRLRNTVFAHLASDLPLILWWQGELSPRFEERLYSLVDRFVFDSADWADPRESFGRISDAIQSVTREMVVQDLSWTRSFQFRVSVAALFDDPLVLAALPEIEAVEIVHHPANRQSALQILAWLAVQAGWRDGMELDLAVQRRNGNKEGFSFEGPTGKTIAVTVTADESSAPLGLVKLSGGGVTVSVSREAGAPYLTRRIETPGQVVEAPGPVDPDAPASLIGEQLSRGGKNTLFQKILPRFRQLLER; encoded by the coding sequence ATGACCACGCTTTCCATGCATCCCGAACTCGGCCTCGAGGTCTCCGTCGGGTCCATCGATAAGGAACTTCGCAAGCTTTGGGAACAGGACGAGGCGCGCACGAATGCCTCGCTGATGAACCTGGCGATCTACTCCGAGGCACCGGGTGCCTTGGAGAAGAATTCCGCGGCGATCCGGGAGCTGACCGCCGAGCATGCTTGCCGCGCGATCTTGGTGGGCATTGATCGTGACGCTCCCGAGGCATCGATCCGGGCGTGGATCACGGCGCATTGCCACCTTTCGCATGGCAAGAAGTCGGTGTGCTGCGAGCAGATCGCCTTTGCTCTAACTGGCACGGCGACCGGTCGTTTGCGCAATACCGTCTTCGCTCACCTTGCATCCGATCTGCCGCTGATCCTGTGGTGGCAGGGCGAGCTTTCGCCGCGTTTTGAAGAACGGCTCTATAGCTTGGTGGACCGCTTCGTGTTCGATAGTGCCGACTGGGCCGATCCGCGCGAATCGTTCGGACGCATCAGCGATGCCATCCAAAGCGTGACTCGCGAGATGGTGGTGCAGGATCTTTCCTGGACGCGGTCCTTCCAGTTCCGTGTCTCGGTGGCTGCCTTGTTCGATGACCCGCTGGTGCTCGCGGCCCTGCCGGAGATCGAGGCGGTGGAAATCGTCCATCACCCGGCGAACCGCCAGAGTGCCCTGCAAATTCTTGCGTGGCTCGCGGTGCAAGCCGGTTGGCGCGATGGCATGGAACTCGATCTCGCCGTCCAACGCCGAAATGGCAACAAGGAGGGCTTTTCTTTCGAGGGCCCGACGGGCAAGACGATCGCCGTCACGGTGACGGCTGATGAGAGCTCCGCGCCGCTCGGCTTGGTGAAGCTGTCCGGTGGAGGGGTGACCGTCTCGGTCTCGCGCGAAGCGGGAGCGCCCTATTTGACCCGCCGGATCGAAACGCCGGGGCAGGTGGTGGAAGCACCGGGACCAGTTGATCCGGATGCACCGGCGAGCTTGATCGGCGAGCAGCTTTCCCGCGGTGGAAAAAACACGCTGTTCCAGAAGATCCTGCCGAGGTTCAGGCAGTTGTTAGAGCGGTGA
- a CDS encoding 3-deoxy-D-manno-octulosonic acid transferase, translated as MLFPLVLAIYRLLLPVYLFVAMPGWLVRMGQRGGFGSGLRERFSIYRPPLEDEPCGQVHLHSVSVGETMIAVKLLRAWQAREPGKRFVLAVGTATGHAVAVEAALPGVRVTYAPVDFRLCVKRYLNRFEPSQIVLVEGEMWPHLMLACRKRDVPVRLVNARMSPRSERRYRKLAPVVQPIFGLLDLVAAQEPADRERWQALGVAVEKVQVTGSSKFDPGAAAKPEQRVEFAAMLEAFGKDRHVVLAASTHAGEEAWLGKVVRETGALFAVVPRHAERRAEVRADLEKEGFEVVLRSAFRPPADPSQACLVIDSTGELRDWTAHAAVVVIGKSILGTGGQNPAEAIIARRPVLFGPHMENFEPLVTSLVAAGGAIRFRDAAELKTSLERLLADPALRSKTCDAAAEVLHGHDGATGRILDLLQGTGKTLEV; from the coding sequence ATGCTGTTTCCGCTGGTTCTGGCGATCTATCGCCTGCTGCTACCCGTCTACCTGTTCGTGGCGATGCCGGGGTGGCTGGTGCGGATGGGGCAGCGGGGTGGCTTTGGCAGCGGACTGCGGGAGCGTTTTTCGATCTATCGGCCGCCTCTGGAAGATGAGCCGTGCGGGCAGGTCCACCTGCACTCAGTGAGCGTGGGGGAGACGATGATCGCGGTGAAGCTGCTGCGGGCGTGGCAGGCGCGGGAGCCCGGCAAGCGTTTCGTGCTCGCGGTGGGGACGGCTACCGGCCACGCGGTTGCGGTGGAGGCTGCGCTTCCCGGAGTGCGAGTGACTTATGCGCCGGTGGATTTCCGGCTTTGCGTGAAGCGATACCTGAATCGCTTCGAGCCGTCCCAGATCGTGTTGGTGGAAGGGGAGATGTGGCCGCACCTGATGCTCGCCTGTCGGAAGCGCGACGTTCCCGTGAGGCTGGTGAATGCGCGGATGTCGCCGCGATCGGAGCGTCGCTACCGGAAGCTTGCTCCGGTGGTGCAGCCGATCTTCGGTCTGCTCGATTTGGTTGCCGCCCAAGAGCCGGCGGACCGGGAACGGTGGCAGGCGCTCGGCGTGGCGGTGGAGAAGGTGCAGGTAACGGGAAGCTCCAAGTTTGATCCCGGTGCCGCGGCGAAACCCGAACAGCGGGTAGAGTTCGCAGCGATGCTGGAGGCATTCGGCAAGGATCGCCACGTGGTGCTGGCCGCCAGCACTCACGCCGGTGAGGAGGCTTGGTTGGGGAAGGTAGTGCGGGAAACCGGAGCGCTTTTTGCGGTGGTGCCGCGCCATGCGGAACGGCGTGCCGAGGTGCGGGCAGATTTGGAGAAGGAGGGTTTTGAGGTGGTGCTGCGCTCGGCATTCCGGCCGCCGGCCGATCCATCCCAGGCTTGCCTCGTCATCGATAGCACGGGGGAGCTGCGCGACTGGACAGCGCATGCGGCCGTGGTGGTGATCGGGAAGAGTATTCTCGGCACTGGCGGGCAGAATCCGGCGGAGGCGATCATCGCGCGGCGTCCGGTGCTCTTCGGACCGCACATGGAGAACTTCGAGCCGCTGGTGACGTCACTGGTCGCTGCTGGCGGGGCAATTCGCTTTCGCGATGCCGCCGAACTGAAGACGTCGCTGGAACGGCTGTTGGCTGATCCTGCGCTTCGCTCCAAGACCTGCGATGCTGCTGCGGAAGTGCTCCACGGCCACGATGGCGCGACCGGGAGGATACTCGATCTTCTGCAGGGAACCGGCAAAACCTTGGAAGTTTGA
- a CDS encoding LutC/YkgG family protein, with protein MSSRDAIFSKIRTALTDVKAKADYPDYDSAVLYSKPRLEGTSREAFTRNFTAVSGKVVNSIADLVTFLQQNGQTRGYCDPVLMADVGNALAAAGLTVETAYDRSRYEDYQFGITRATGAIAESGSLILDDAHTSDRLAALSPWVHVGVLKESEIHRTIPDAMAGLGPSRNILWATGPSKTADVEGILIEGVHGPGLQLALFI; from the coding sequence ATGAGCTCCCGCGACGCCATTTTCTCGAAGATCCGCACCGCCCTCACCGACGTGAAGGCCAAGGCCGATTACCCGGACTACGACTCCGCAGTGCTCTATTCGAAGCCGAGGCTCGAAGGCACGTCGCGCGAGGCCTTCACTCGGAATTTCACCGCAGTCAGCGGCAAGGTCGTGAATAGCATCGCGGATCTGGTCACATTTCTCCAACAGAACGGCCAGACCCGTGGGTATTGCGATCCCGTTCTCATGGCGGACGTCGGCAATGCCCTCGCCGCCGCCGGTCTAACCGTCGAGACGGCCTACGATCGCAGCCGCTACGAGGACTACCAGTTCGGCATCACCCGCGCCACCGGCGCCATCGCCGAGTCCGGCAGCCTGATTCTCGATGACGCCCACACCTCCGACCGCCTCGCCGCCCTCTCCCCCTGGGTCCACGTCGGCGTGCTGAAGGAGAGCGAAATCCACCGCACCATCCCCGACGCCATGGCCGGCCTCGGCCCCAGCCGGAATATCCTCTGGGCCACCGGACCCTCGAAGACCGCAGACGTGGAAGGCATCCTGATCGAGGGCGTTCACGGCCCCGGCCTGCAGCTCGCGCTCTTCATCTAA